The following proteins are co-located in the Betta splendens chromosome 9, fBetSpl5.4, whole genome shotgun sequence genome:
- the LOC114862306 gene encoding rho guanine nucleotide exchange factor 28-like isoform X7: MDSDSDCPFNYSWPSFPKMRMRRKMGKKDKNQSVRESQTLSPTLAAAARLSAMIHGKDRVFANAMLVDQVDGADIKYHCPEEEEATHGSGAGSPCWDSLSMTSPDSGNCSFQPSSPHSGERGFPSPSAIASSFPSSPPASAFRLFEGAQRRQAQSHPPGSPALTRRGYSLTETSQALSPSVECDSGEEDVLGHSYPCSSLKQRSILQLGAGEERDSFDTSPDFSSTHRSTKTSEEAEGRLRSYSYSSPKAKSSRPLLNRDAALTDLAEDGALGSGRSLLQALFLFKSFSHLSQVKQRGFSLTETPREKRIEDEEWDKYIIPSKVESEKYKVSRTFSFLKSRMSSTRSKTKVKGKELKEGRDKAGVPSGHQFAPVSPSGPALCVACDKSVSGKELVQCSNCFLNVHKSCREAVAACGKKPQERNVLQMKSKTASLPQNSGKDNAPAAFFSPSSSSLPVMAREKRETVTPLPKSLSISIDNRQLGDAADGECSVTACTNSSVSDEGTPVTTAPQSVEAPIPAQEAVDASLWSDLSADLLGLEAESWSVAVRADFCRQQDRHTIKRQDVIYELMQTELHHIQTLTVMSEVFRRGMLEELQLDWDCVARIFPCLDPLLLFHRNLFASLQERRQAATQPDNPQNYLIHRIGDILLQQFSDENAEKMKQVYGEFCSHHTEAVNMFKELQQQNKKLQNFVRQQSNNSLVRRREVPEFILLVTQRITKYPVLLERILKYTQEGSREYTDLSSALAQIRKVIAEVDLTVSKYERCQELQEVLARLEIKSFAKLKNGKVFRKQDLDCKHRNLQHKGLVYWKTATGRLKDTLALLLTDVLVFLQEKDQRFIFAAVDQKPPVIPLQKLIVREVANEERGMFLISASSVGPEMYEVHTTTREERNAWMKHIRQAVESCPEEEEEEEQSAETEEARRAAEVRVQKVARLQETLLCQDQRICSSLEEKLQLYAELTELTLGSPEPSPRRHLLVQAEADGEAQRQASSLLTAALREAENLISILQAPDSLCVSQSSPVQGPECLSYNSHGSSIQESPSEPDYLSTLSMSSTSLGSDSELTGFDSVLWSSAVELRRGDTKATLLKATESVQNLTQLLYSLQAAVTLQDSCYEVQRLLLQERERPQLRTLTSLQSSLEPEKQRSFDKKKEEVEKKGLERKKEEADEVQKLQVKLKQEQQRWEKECVARDRQQSEQESALGQREQHCLLEAERLRCEREELEAQLQEYRHNLDRLREGQRSVEMEKEKIEAEQRLLQSWRHGRQSSLPVALPLEKVSTHSRSGSLDGNCPAYQNEAAFLSSLQQNHLHPPANNIQHQRLLSAPWAKDRGALHGTGYTTDLGLSANLYNSLNTLLSQTHGKQPPDALPYPNYSGGHGCALHPFSSRVPAPPPGTNITDASPPLDMRCLDPWRSEVTGHGLYEDDPSSSPSLTPLLPPQAYLSLEGQNREERGEENIVYL; this comes from the exons ATAAAAACCAGTCCGTGAGGGAGAGCCAGACTTTGTCCCCGACGTTGGCTGCAGCTGCCAGGCTGTCGGCGATGATCCACGGCAAAGACCGGGTGTTTGCCAATGCCATGCTGGTGGACCAG GTGGATGGTGCTGACATTAAATACCACTgtcccgaggaggaggaggcgactcATGGCTCCGGTGCTGGCAGCCCGTGCTGGGACTCCCTCTCCATGACTTCTCCTGACTCAGGGAACTGCTCCTTCCAGCCATCCTCGCCCCACAGCGGAGAGAGGGGGTTCCCTTCTCCGTCTGCTATCGCCTCatcttttccttcctcccccccAGCCTCCGCCTTTCGTTTGTTCGAAGGAGCCCAGCGGCGTCAGGCGCAGTCTCATCCACCAGGTTCTCCTGCTCTGACCCGCAGAGGATACAGCTTGACGGAGACGAGCCAGGCCTTGAG tCCTAGCGTTGAGTGTGACAGCGGAGAGGAGGACGTACTTGGACATTCCTACCCCTGCTCATCGTTAAAGCAGCGCTCCATCCTGCAGCTTGGCGCCGGAGAGGAGAGGGACTCCTTTGACACCTCACCAGATTTTAGCAGCACGCACAGGTCCACTAAG ACCTCGGAGGAAGCTGAGGGTCGCCTGCGCTCCTACTCCTACTCCTCCCCCAAAGCGAAGTCGTCACGGCCGCTGCTAAACCGAGATGCAGCACTCACTGACCTGGCAGAGG ATGGTGCACTCGGCAGCGGCCGCTCTCTCCTTCAAGCATTGTTTCTCTTTAAATCCTTTTCTCACCTCAGCCAAGTTA agcagagaggcttcAGCCTGACTGAGACCCCCAGAGAGAAGAG GATCGAGGATGAGGAGTGGGATAAATACATAATCCCATCAAAGGTCGAGTCAGAGAAGTACAAGGTCAGCCGGACATTCAGCTTCCTCAAGAGCAGGATGTCCAGCACTCGCAGCAAGACCAAG GTGAAggggaaggagctgaaggagggcaGGGACAAAGCCGGAGTCCCCAGCGGGCACCAGTTTGCTCCCGTGTCTCCATCGGGGCCTGCTCTTTGTGTGGCCTGTGATAAGTCTGTTTCTGGGAAGGAGCTAGTCCAGTGCTCCA aCTGTTTCCTGAACGTCcataaaagctgcagagagGCCGTCGCAGCCTGTGGAAAG AAACCGCAGGAGAGGAATGTATTGCAGATGAAAAGCAAGACAGCGTCTCTCCCACAGA ACTCGGGGAAAGACAACGCTCCAGCCgcctttttctctccttcctcttcctcacttcCAGTCATGGCGAGGGAGAAGAGAGAAACAGTCACCCCTCTGCCCAAAAGCCTCTCCATTTCCATCGACAACAG GCAACTGGgtgatgctgctgatggagagtgcTCTGTGACTGCTTGCACTAACTCATCGGTGTCTGATGAAGGAACGCCGGTCACAACGGCTCCCCAGTCCGTCGAGGCCCCGATCCCAGCACAGG AGGCTGTTGACGCTTCTTTGTGGAGCGACTTGTCTGCTGACCTGCTGGGACTCGAGGCAGAGTCGTGGAGCGTGGCGGTCCGTGCAGACTTTTGCCGGCAGCAGGACAGGCACACCATCAAGCGACAGGATGTTATTTATG AGCTGATGCAGACGGAGCTGCACCACATCCAAACACTAACAGTCATGTCGGAGGTGTTCAGGAGAGGCATGTTGGAGGAGCTGCAACTGGACTGGGACTGCGTGGCCCGCATTTTCCCCTGCttggaccccctgctgctcttCCACAGGAACCTTTTTGCATCGCTGCAGGAGCGCAGACAGGCTGCGACTCAGCCTGACAACCCCCAGAATTACCTCATCCATCGGATTGGAGATATACTGCTTCAGCAG TTCTCAGATGAAAACGCTGAGAAGATGAAGCAGGTGTATGGGGAGTTCTGCAGTCATCACACCGAGGCAGTCAATATGTTCAAAGAACTTCAGCAACAGAACAAAAAACTTCAAAACTTTGTCAGG CAACAGAGCAATAACTCTCTGGTCAGACGGAGGGAGGTGCCTGAGTTCATTCtgctggtcactcagcgcatcaCCAAGTATCCAGTGCTGCTGGAGAGGATATTAAAGTATACTCAGG AAGGGAGTCGGGAATACACAGACTTGTCTAGTGCTCTGGCTCAGATTCGCAAAGTCATCGCTGAAGTGGATCTGACTGTGAGTAAGTACGAGAGGTGTCAGGAGCTTCAGGAAGTGCTCGCGCGGCTGGAGATCAAGAGCTTTGCTAAGCTAAAGAATGGCAAAGTGTTTCGCAAGCAGGACTTAGACTGCAAACACAGGAACCTGCAGCATAAAGGACTGGTCTACTGGAAAACTGCCACGGGACGTTTGAAAG ATACTTTGGCGCTCCTTCTGACAGACGTTCTGGTTTTCTTACAAGAGAAGGACCAGCGCTTCATATTTGCTGCCGTG GACCAGAAGCCTCCAGTAATCCCTCTGCAAAAGCTCATTGTTAGAGAGGTGGCCAATGAGGAGAGAGGGATGTTTCTTATCTCGGCCTCCTCAGTGGGACCAGAGATGTATGAGGTTCATACCACCaccagagaggagaggaatgcGTGGATGAAACACATACGACAAGCCGTAGAGAG TTGtcccgaggaagaggaggaggaggagcagagtgcTGAGACGGAGGAGGCCAGGCGAGCTGCAGAAGTGCGAGTTCAGAAGGTCGCCAGGCTCCAAG AGACACTGTTGTGCCAGGACCAGCGGATCTGCAGCAGTCTGGAGGAGAAGCTACAGCTGTACGCCGAGCTCACCGAGTTAACCCTCGGCTCTCCAGAGCCTTCGCCACgtcgccacctgctggtgcAAGCGGAGGCAGACGGCGAAGCGCAGAGACAGGCCTCGTCGCTGCTCACAGCTGCACTCAGGGAAG CGGAGAATCTCATCAGCATCCTTCAGGCCCCCGACAGCCTTTGTGTAAGTCAGAGTTCTCCTGTCCAAGGACCAGAGTGCCTCAGCTACAACAGCCACGGCAGCAGCATCCAGGAGTCTCCCTCTGAGC CGGACTACCTAAGCACGCTCAGCATGAGCTCCACCTCCCTTGGGTCAGACAGTGAGTTGACCGGGTTCGACAGTGTGCTGTGGAGCTCCGCGGTGGAGCTGAGAAGAGGAGACACCAAAGCAACGCTGTTAAAG GCGACGGAAAGCGTTCAGAACCTGACTCAACTTCTTTATAGTCTTCAG GCAGCGGTGACCCTCCAGGACAGCTGCTATGAAGTCCAGAGACTTCTTCTCCAGGAGAGAGAAAGACCTCAGCTCCGAACACTGACTTCCCTTCAGAGCAGCCTG GAGCCggaaaagcagaggagctttgataagaagaaagaggaagtagAAAAGAAGGGTTTAGAGcggaagaaggaggaggcagatgaggTTCAGAAACTTCAGGTGAAGCtgaaacaggagcagcagcgctgggagAAAGAGTGCGTGGCCAGAGACAGACAACAG AGCGAGCAGGAGAGCGCGCTGGGGCAGCGGGAGCAGCACTGCCTGCTGGAGGCCGAGCGGCTGCGCTGCGAgcgcgaggagctggaggcgcaGCTGCAGGAGTACCGGCACAATCTGGACAGACTGAGGGAGGGCCAGAGGAGTgtggagatggagaaggagaagatcGAAGCcgagcagaggctgctgcagagctggagacaCGGCCGCCAGAGCAGCCTGCCTGTGGCTTTACCGCTGGAGAAG GTTTCCACACACAGCCGCTCCGGCAGCCTGGATGGGAACTGTCCAGCCTACCAGAACGAGGCCGccttcctttcttccctccAGCAGAATCACCTGCACCCGCCAGCCAACAACATCCAGCACCAGCGCCTGCTGTCGGCGCCGTGGGCCAAGGACCGCGGCGCCCTGCACGGCACCGGCTACACCACTGACCTTGGCCTCAGTGCCAACCTTTACAACAGCCTCAACACCCTGCTGAGCCAGACGCACGGCAAACAGCCCCCGGACGCCCTGCCGTACCCCAACTACAGCGGCGGCCACGGCTGCGCTCTGCACCCGTTCAGCAGCAGGGTCCCTGCGCCGCCGCCGGGGACGAACATCA CAGACGCCAGCCCACCACTGGACATGCGATGCCTGGATccctggaggtcagaggtcacaggtcaTGGACTGTATGAGGAtgacccctcctcctctccctctctcacccccctccttcccccacAGGCCTATCTCTCCCTTGAAGGTCAGAACAGGGAAGAAAGAGGTGAAGAAAACATTGTTTATCTCTAA
- the LOC114862306 gene encoding rho guanine nucleotide exchange factor 28-like isoform X6, producing the protein MDSDSDCPFNYSWPSFPKMRMRRKMGKKDKNQSVRESQTLSPTLAAAARLSAMIHGKDRVFANAMLVDQVDGADIKYHCPEEEEATHGSGAGSPCWDSLSMTSPDSGNCSFQPSSPHSGERGFPSPSAIASSFPSSPPASAFRLFEGAQRRQAQSHPPGSPALTRRGYSLTETSQALSPSVECDSGEEDVLGHSYPCSSLKQRSILQLGAGEERDSFDTSPDFSSTHRSTKTSEEAEGRLRSYSYSSPKAKSSRPLLNRDAALTDLAEDGALGSGRSLLQALFLFKSFSHLSQVKQRGFSLTETPREKRVLGFRKRAQSAEEEGSASLEHLTLTEFLKEIEDEEWDKYIIPSKVESEKYKVSRTFSFLKSRMSSTRSKTKVKGKELKEGRDKAGVPSGHQFAPVSPSGPALCVACDKSVSGKELVQCSNCFLNVHKSCREAVAACGKKPQERNVLQMKSKTASLPQNSGKDNAPAAFFSPSSSSLPVMAREKRETVTPLPKSLSISIDNRQLGDAADGECSVTACTNSSVSDEGTPVTTAPQSVEAPIPAQEAVDASLWSDLSADLLGLEAESWSVAVRADFCRQQDRHTIKRQDVIYELMQTELHHIQTLTVMSEVFRRGMLEELQLDWDCVARIFPCLDPLLLFHRNLFASLQERRQAATQPDNPQNYLIHRIGDILLQQFSDENAEKMKQVYGEFCSHHTEAVNMFKELQQQNKKLQNFVRQQSNNSLVRRREVPEFILLVTQRITKYPVLLERILKYTQEGSREYTDLSSALAQIRKVIAEVDLTVSKYERCQELQEVLARLEIKSFAKLKNGKVFRKQDLDCKHRNLQHKGLVYWKTATGRLKDTLALLLTDVLVFLQEKDQRFIFAAVDQKPPVIPLQKLIVREVANEERGMFLISASSVGPEMYEVHTTTREERNAWMKHIRQAVESCPEEEEEEEQSAETEEARRAAEVRVQKVARLQETLLCQDQRICSSLEEKLQLYAELTELTLGSPEPSPRRHLLVQAEADGEAQRQASSLLTAALREAENLISILQAPDSLCVSQSSPVQGPECLSYNSHGSSIQESPSEPDYLSTLSMSSTSLGSDSELTGFDSVLWSSAVELRRGDTKATLLKATESVQNLTQLLYSLQAAVTLQDSCYEVQRLLLQERERPQLRTLTSLQSSLEPEKQRSFDKKKEEVEKKGLERKKEEADEVQKLQVKLKQEQQRWEKECVARDRQQSEQESALGQREQHCLLEAERLRCEREELEAQLQEYRHNLDRLREGQRSVEMEKEKIEAEQRLLQSWRHGRQSSLPVALPLEKVSTHSRSGSLDGNCPAYQNEAAFLSSLQQNHLHPPANNIQHQRLLSAPWAKDRGALHGTGYTTDLGLSANLYNSLNTLLSQTHGKQPPDALPYPNYSGGHGCALHPFSSRVPAPPPGTNITDASPPLDMRCLDPWRSEVTGHGLYEDDPSSSPSLTPLLPPQAYLSLEGQNREERGEENIVYL; encoded by the exons ATAAAAACCAGTCCGTGAGGGAGAGCCAGACTTTGTCCCCGACGTTGGCTGCAGCTGCCAGGCTGTCGGCGATGATCCACGGCAAAGACCGGGTGTTTGCCAATGCCATGCTGGTGGACCAG GTGGATGGTGCTGACATTAAATACCACTgtcccgaggaggaggaggcgactcATGGCTCCGGTGCTGGCAGCCCGTGCTGGGACTCCCTCTCCATGACTTCTCCTGACTCAGGGAACTGCTCCTTCCAGCCATCCTCGCCCCACAGCGGAGAGAGGGGGTTCCCTTCTCCGTCTGCTATCGCCTCatcttttccttcctcccccccAGCCTCCGCCTTTCGTTTGTTCGAAGGAGCCCAGCGGCGTCAGGCGCAGTCTCATCCACCAGGTTCTCCTGCTCTGACCCGCAGAGGATACAGCTTGACGGAGACGAGCCAGGCCTTGAG tCCTAGCGTTGAGTGTGACAGCGGAGAGGAGGACGTACTTGGACATTCCTACCCCTGCTCATCGTTAAAGCAGCGCTCCATCCTGCAGCTTGGCGCCGGAGAGGAGAGGGACTCCTTTGACACCTCACCAGATTTTAGCAGCACGCACAGGTCCACTAAG ACCTCGGAGGAAGCTGAGGGTCGCCTGCGCTCCTACTCCTACTCCTCCCCCAAAGCGAAGTCGTCACGGCCGCTGCTAAACCGAGATGCAGCACTCACTGACCTGGCAGAGG ATGGTGCACTCGGCAGCGGCCGCTCTCTCCTTCAAGCATTGTTTCTCTTTAAATCCTTTTCTCACCTCAGCCAAGTTA agcagagaggcttcAGCCTGACTGAGACCCCCAGAGAGAAGAG GGTTTTGGGTTTCCGTAAACGGGCCCAGTCAGCAGAAGAGGAGGGCAGCGCATCACTTGAACACCTCACCCTCACAGAGTTCCTCAAAGA GATCGAGGATGAGGAGTGGGATAAATACATAATCCCATCAAAGGTCGAGTCAGAGAAGTACAAGGTCAGCCGGACATTCAGCTTCCTCAAGAGCAGGATGTCCAGCACTCGCAGCAAGACCAAG GTGAAggggaaggagctgaaggagggcaGGGACAAAGCCGGAGTCCCCAGCGGGCACCAGTTTGCTCCCGTGTCTCCATCGGGGCCTGCTCTTTGTGTGGCCTGTGATAAGTCTGTTTCTGGGAAGGAGCTAGTCCAGTGCTCCA aCTGTTTCCTGAACGTCcataaaagctgcagagagGCCGTCGCAGCCTGTGGAAAG AAACCGCAGGAGAGGAATGTATTGCAGATGAAAAGCAAGACAGCGTCTCTCCCACAGA ACTCGGGGAAAGACAACGCTCCAGCCgcctttttctctccttcctcttcctcacttcCAGTCATGGCGAGGGAGAAGAGAGAAACAGTCACCCCTCTGCCCAAAAGCCTCTCCATTTCCATCGACAACAG GCAACTGGgtgatgctgctgatggagagtgcTCTGTGACTGCTTGCACTAACTCATCGGTGTCTGATGAAGGAACGCCGGTCACAACGGCTCCCCAGTCCGTCGAGGCCCCGATCCCAGCACAGG AGGCTGTTGACGCTTCTTTGTGGAGCGACTTGTCTGCTGACCTGCTGGGACTCGAGGCAGAGTCGTGGAGCGTGGCGGTCCGTGCAGACTTTTGCCGGCAGCAGGACAGGCACACCATCAAGCGACAGGATGTTATTTATG AGCTGATGCAGACGGAGCTGCACCACATCCAAACACTAACAGTCATGTCGGAGGTGTTCAGGAGAGGCATGTTGGAGGAGCTGCAACTGGACTGGGACTGCGTGGCCCGCATTTTCCCCTGCttggaccccctgctgctcttCCACAGGAACCTTTTTGCATCGCTGCAGGAGCGCAGACAGGCTGCGACTCAGCCTGACAACCCCCAGAATTACCTCATCCATCGGATTGGAGATATACTGCTTCAGCAG TTCTCAGATGAAAACGCTGAGAAGATGAAGCAGGTGTATGGGGAGTTCTGCAGTCATCACACCGAGGCAGTCAATATGTTCAAAGAACTTCAGCAACAGAACAAAAAACTTCAAAACTTTGTCAGG CAACAGAGCAATAACTCTCTGGTCAGACGGAGGGAGGTGCCTGAGTTCATTCtgctggtcactcagcgcatcaCCAAGTATCCAGTGCTGCTGGAGAGGATATTAAAGTATACTCAGG AAGGGAGTCGGGAATACACAGACTTGTCTAGTGCTCTGGCTCAGATTCGCAAAGTCATCGCTGAAGTGGATCTGACTGTGAGTAAGTACGAGAGGTGTCAGGAGCTTCAGGAAGTGCTCGCGCGGCTGGAGATCAAGAGCTTTGCTAAGCTAAAGAATGGCAAAGTGTTTCGCAAGCAGGACTTAGACTGCAAACACAGGAACCTGCAGCATAAAGGACTGGTCTACTGGAAAACTGCCACGGGACGTTTGAAAG ATACTTTGGCGCTCCTTCTGACAGACGTTCTGGTTTTCTTACAAGAGAAGGACCAGCGCTTCATATTTGCTGCCGTG GACCAGAAGCCTCCAGTAATCCCTCTGCAAAAGCTCATTGTTAGAGAGGTGGCCAATGAGGAGAGAGGGATGTTTCTTATCTCGGCCTCCTCAGTGGGACCAGAGATGTATGAGGTTCATACCACCaccagagaggagaggaatgcGTGGATGAAACACATACGACAAGCCGTAGAGAG TTGtcccgaggaagaggaggaggaggagcagagtgcTGAGACGGAGGAGGCCAGGCGAGCTGCAGAAGTGCGAGTTCAGAAGGTCGCCAGGCTCCAAG AGACACTGTTGTGCCAGGACCAGCGGATCTGCAGCAGTCTGGAGGAGAAGCTACAGCTGTACGCCGAGCTCACCGAGTTAACCCTCGGCTCTCCAGAGCCTTCGCCACgtcgccacctgctggtgcAAGCGGAGGCAGACGGCGAAGCGCAGAGACAGGCCTCGTCGCTGCTCACAGCTGCACTCAGGGAAG CGGAGAATCTCATCAGCATCCTTCAGGCCCCCGACAGCCTTTGTGTAAGTCAGAGTTCTCCTGTCCAAGGACCAGAGTGCCTCAGCTACAACAGCCACGGCAGCAGCATCCAGGAGTCTCCCTCTGAGC CGGACTACCTAAGCACGCTCAGCATGAGCTCCACCTCCCTTGGGTCAGACAGTGAGTTGACCGGGTTCGACAGTGTGCTGTGGAGCTCCGCGGTGGAGCTGAGAAGAGGAGACACCAAAGCAACGCTGTTAAAG GCGACGGAAAGCGTTCAGAACCTGACTCAACTTCTTTATAGTCTTCAG GCAGCGGTGACCCTCCAGGACAGCTGCTATGAAGTCCAGAGACTTCTTCTCCAGGAGAGAGAAAGACCTCAGCTCCGAACACTGACTTCCCTTCAGAGCAGCCTG GAGCCggaaaagcagaggagctttgataagaagaaagaggaagtagAAAAGAAGGGTTTAGAGcggaagaaggaggaggcagatgaggTTCAGAAACTTCAGGTGAAGCtgaaacaggagcagcagcgctgggagAAAGAGTGCGTGGCCAGAGACAGACAACAG AGCGAGCAGGAGAGCGCGCTGGGGCAGCGGGAGCAGCACTGCCTGCTGGAGGCCGAGCGGCTGCGCTGCGAgcgcgaggagctggaggcgcaGCTGCAGGAGTACCGGCACAATCTGGACAGACTGAGGGAGGGCCAGAGGAGTgtggagatggagaaggagaagatcGAAGCcgagcagaggctgctgcagagctggagacaCGGCCGCCAGAGCAGCCTGCCTGTGGCTTTACCGCTGGAGAAG GTTTCCACACACAGCCGCTCCGGCAGCCTGGATGGGAACTGTCCAGCCTACCAGAACGAGGCCGccttcctttcttccctccAGCAGAATCACCTGCACCCGCCAGCCAACAACATCCAGCACCAGCGCCTGCTGTCGGCGCCGTGGGCCAAGGACCGCGGCGCCCTGCACGGCACCGGCTACACCACTGACCTTGGCCTCAGTGCCAACCTTTACAACAGCCTCAACACCCTGCTGAGCCAGACGCACGGCAAACAGCCCCCGGACGCCCTGCCGTACCCCAACTACAGCGGCGGCCACGGCTGCGCTCTGCACCCGTTCAGCAGCAGGGTCCCTGCGCCGCCGCCGGGGACGAACATCA CAGACGCCAGCCCACCACTGGACATGCGATGCCTGGATccctggaggtcagaggtcacaggtcaTGGACTGTATGAGGAtgacccctcctcctctccctctctcacccccctccttcccccacAGGCCTATCTCTCCCTTGAAGGTCAGAACAGGGAAGAAAGAGGTGAAGAAAACATTGTTTATCTCTAA